The DNA region CAATCTAAAAACGAGAATTTTACCCGTGCTGAGGAAAAAGCGGTTAAAGCGATTCAAAAGCACAGCATCAATATTGAGGGCAAAGAGAAGAATCCGCAAATGGATGAGGCTTATTTGCTGTTGGGAAAAGCACGCTATTTCGATCAGCGGTTCGTGCCTGCTCTTGAAGCCTTCAACTATATTCTTTATAAATATCCGGCGAGCGATAAAATTAACCAAGCTAAGGTTTGGCGGGAAAAGGCCAATATCAGATTGGACAATAACGAGCTGGCCATTAAAAACCTAAAACGCTTACTTAGGCAGGAAGAATTGGAAGGTCAGGATTTGGCCGATGCCACTTCCATTTTGGCACAAGCTTACCTAAACGTTAAGGTGGTCGATACGGCCATTACATTGTTGGAAACCGCGTCGGTAGCTACAAAAAGTAACGATGAGCGTGGCCGTTATCGTTTTATCCAAGGGCAACTTTACAACCAGTTGGGTTACAAGGATAGCGCCAACTTGGCGTTCGATAAAGTCATCGAGTTGAACCGTAAAACGCCAAGAATCTACATGATTAGCGCGTATCTGGAAAAAGTAAAGAATTTCGATTTTGAAAATGGCAATAAATTGGAACTTACCGAGCTCCTTGCCGAACTTGAGGAAAATCGTGAAAACCGTCCGTTTTTAGATCGTATTTATTATCAAATTGCCGAGTACCATTTACAAAATGGTTCCGATTCTTTGGCGGTGGCCTATTACAACAAATCGCTCCGTACCAATTCTGAAGACAACATTTTAGTGGCCAAAAATTACGAAACGCTGGGCGATATGAATTTCGATGCGTCTATTTATGCCAAGGCTGGAAAATACTATGATAGTACGATGGGGAGTTTGGTTGAAAACTCAAAACCTTACCGAGTTATAAAGCGGAAGCGCGAGAATTTGGATGATGTGATTCATTACGAGGCTGTGGCTAAGGTTGATGACAGTATTTTGAGGTTGGTAAATATGCCCGAAGCCGAACGCTTAGCCTATTTTGAAGCTGTGGTGGAAGATTTAAAAGCTAAAGCCGAAGAAGAAAAAAAGGCACAGGAAGCGGCACAGCGAAACAGTGGATTGGTGACTATGAACAACCAAGTGGGGCAGCGTATTGGCCCTCCGGGAAATAAGCAACAGGCAACGGCGTTCTATTTTTATAACCCTACCACGGTATCATATGGTAAAAACGAGTTTGTTAAAATTTGGGGCGACAGAAAATTGGAAGACAATTGGAGGTGGTCTAGCAAAGCGATTACCAGCGGAGGAAATGCAGGTGCTTCAACAACCGATATGGTGGCTTCTGCTGATGAAGATGAACGTTTCGACCCGCAGTTTTATATTTCGAAAATTCCTTCCGAAGAAAAAGTTATCGATAGCATCTCAAGAGAGCGCAACTATGCGTATTATCAATTGGGATTGATTTACAAGGAAAAGTTCAGTGAATACGAATTGGCAAAAAGTAAGTTTCAGGATTTACTGAAGAGCAACCCCGAAGAGCGTTTGGTGCTGCCTTCAAAATATAATTTGTACAGAATTTATGAGGCTTTGGGTGAAAATGACGAAGCGGCGATTGCCAAACAAAAAATTATTTCGGAGCATCCCGAATCGCGCTATGCGTTGATTTTAACCAATCCGGAATTGGTTTCGGAAAATGATGAAAACAGTCCGCGCAGTTTATACGAGTCGTTGTACGAACAACATCTTAATCAGGAATATGCCGAGGTGGTTTCAAAAAGTGAAGAATACATCAACAGGTTTGATGGCGAGCCTATCGTACCAAAATTTGAGTTGCTTAAAGCTACGGCCATGGGGCGTTTGCAGGGTTACGAGGCTTATCAAGCGGCTATTAACCATGTGGCGACTACCTACGCCAACACCCCCGAAGGTAAAGAGGCACAAGATATAGAAACTAATATTTTACCTAAATTAGCAAATAAGGAGTTTGTGGTTTACGATAGTATATCGGGCAACTACAAAGTGGTTTTCAAATTCAAAAGTACTGATTTCGAAACGGTAACATCGTTTAAGAAAACTTTGGATGAGGTTCTGGAAAACATTAGGTACTACAATCTGAAATCGTCCATGGATGTTTATAATGCAGACACCAAATTAGTGTTGGTGCATGGTCTGAAAACCGAGCAAGTAGCCAAAACATTTGATCAGCTGTTGACCAAAGAAGACCGAAAAAAAATAAAAATCCCCTATTTTGTGGTGTCGTCCGCAAATTATCAAATCATTCAAATCCATAAAAATTTGGATACGTATTTGAATATCGATAACAATTAAACTTAACACTATGTTCTCTGAAAACAAAAAAGGTAAACAAATGGCAGAAAATACTTCCGGACAAAATATAATAGCCCAAGGGACTAAAGTTGTTGGAGACCTTAGCAGCGAGGGCGATTTAAGAATTGATGGCATTATTGAAGGAAACGTTAATACTTCTGGCAAGGTAGCGGTAGGTAAAACGGGTTTCATAAATGGTACTTTAAATGGTACCGATGCCCATTTTGAAGGTAAGTTTTCTGGAAAGCTCACCTTATCCGGTACATTAAATTTAAAATCGTCTGCCCATATTGAAGGTGAAGTAGTTGCTGGAAAACTATCGGTCGAGCCAGGAGCAACTTTTAATGTTACTTGTGTCATGAAGGGCGATGCCAAAAACACTAAGTATGCCGAACAGTCTGCAAAACAACCAAAACAAGAAGCCCCAACAGCCAATCAATAAATATATTAGGTTTACCACTATTGCCATACAAATGGGGTTGACCATTTATTTGGGAAGTAAGTTGGGTGAGTGGTTAGATGTAAAATTCAACAACTCAAATCAACTATATTATAAGATAGTCACACTTTTATCGGTGTTTTTGGCTATGTTCGCTGTTATTAAACAGGTAATTGATGTCACTAATAAAAAATAAATGATAAAAAGAATACTCGTTTTTGCACTATGTGCAGTGTTATTATTTGCTGTTGCTTTTTCCGTTCATAACTATTTTGTTGCCATTCAATCCTTTAGTTTGTTGCAGGTGTACTTGTTTCATGCGGTAGCTTCATTGGTAATATATGTTAGCGTTGAACTGATAAGCGATGTTAGGCCTAACCAAGCAGGTTATGTCTATTTAACCTTTACATTGGTTAAATTGGGTTTGTTTGTTTTGATTTTTAAAAATGAAGTGTTCGAAAATGAGGTTTTAACAAAGAGCGAACGCATAGCATTAGTAGTGCCTTTATTCCTGTTTTTAACAGCAGAAGCAGTAGGGGTTTCAAAGTTACTTAATAACAAATAGTTAAGTTGTTTAGGTTTTTTGAAAAGGTTGAAAACTCGTTGCAAAAAAACTAAGTAAAAAAAGGGTTTGGGTTTTTAAATTATTGTGTACATTTGCACAAAATTTTAGAGAGCTAAATTCTTTATTTTTAAAAATTATGATGGTAGCGAAAAAATCTGTCAAGTTTATTGCAGTTTTAGTTTTATTTTTGACATCAGTATCGAGCTTTGCAAAAGATCCGGTGCAAGACGATAACCACCACGGTGCGGGAGAACAAATAGATTCTCCAGAAGAAATTAAAGAATACATAGCGCATCACTTAAAAGATTCTCACGATTTTCATTTATATACCAACAACAAAACGGGTTCTCATGTAAGCTTTCCGCTTCCTGTTATTGTTTGGACTAGCGAAGGTTTAAGGGTTTTTATGTCTTCAGAATTTCACCACGACGATAACGGTTCTGTTATTGTTGAAAAAGATGGTGTAAAATTAACCAAGATTCACAGTAAAATATACGAATTAGAGTCAGGAGCTACTCAAGTAAATTTTGACGATGAGCACCATGCTACCAATGCCAGCCGAGTGTTGGATTTTTCTATCACTAAAAGTGTGTTCGGTATGCTGTTGGCTGGATTGTTAATGTTGTTAGGTTTTGGAGCCTTGGCAAAAGGATACAAAAAAGGAGCGATACCAACTGGTTTCGGTCGTGTTTTAGAGCCGTTAGTAATTTATGTTCGTGACGAAATTGCAAGACCAAATATTGGTGAGAAGAAGTACAGAAAATTTATGGGCTTCCTGTTGACTGTGTTTTTCTTCATTTGGATATTGAATTTGTTGGGTTTAACGCCACTAGGGTTCAATGTAACGGGTCAAATTGCTGTAACAGTTTGTTTGGCAGTATTCACTATGATTATCTATTTATTTAGTGGAAGTAAAGATTTTTGGCAACACACATTATGGATGCCGGGCGTACCAGTTGTATTAAGACCTATTTTGGCAGTAATAGAATTGGTAGGTTTTGTGTTGATTAAGCCATTCTCGCTGTTGGTGCGTTTGTTCGCTAACATGACGGCGGGCCACTTTGTGGTAATGAGCTTAATTGCATTAATGATAACAATGAAAGAGGCCTTCGGCCCAGTAGCATCAACAGGAATGTCGTTGGTGTTAGCATTGTTTATTTCGGTTATCGAGATTTTGGTAGCCTTTTTACAAGCGTTTATTTTTACGATGTTATCATCGTTATTTATAGGTATGGCTGTTGAAGAACACGATCACCATTAATAAGAATTTGTTTAATTAATATTTTTAAAATCAATTAGTATGTACAATTTAATTGGAGCAGGATTAATCGTAATCGGTGGTGGTATCGGTTTAGGTCAAATTGGTGGTAAAGCTATGGAAGGTATTGCACGCCAACCTGAAGCAGCTGGTAAAATCCAAACTGCCATGATTATCATCGGTGCCTTATTGGAAGGTTTGGCTTTCGGTGCGTTAATCTTAGGGAAATAATCATCCCAAAAAAACAAAAAGAACAGTTTTCTGCAACGGTTGGTTGCAGAAGCTGTTTTTAAAAAATTAAACAAAACAATACAAAACGTATTTTATATAATTATATATGGACCAGTTATTAAATGATTTTTCGCCAGGATTGTTTTTTATGCAAGCCATCATCTTATTGATCTTAATTGTATTAATGAGAAAATTTGCTTGGAAACCTATTTTAGAGTCTTTGCAAAGTCGCGAAGATGGTATTAAGGATGCTTTGGAATCTGCTGAAAAAGCCAGATTGGAAATGCAAAATCTTCAAGCAGATAACAAAAAGTTGCTAAATGAGGCTAAGGCTGAAAGAGATAGCTTGCTTAAGGAAGCGCGCCAAATGAAAGATAAAATGATTGAGGAGGCGAAAGGAGAAGCAGAAGTTCAAGCCAATAAAATGATTGAGCAAGCGCAAGCAGCTATCGAAAGCGAAAAGAAAGCAGCTATGGCAGAGCTTAAAGGACAAGTGTCTGGTTTGGCTTTAGAAATCGCTGAAAAAGTGGTTCGCAAAGAACTTTCTAGCAAAGACAAGCAATTGGAGTTGGTAGAAAGCATGTTGACTGAGAAATCTTTAAACTAAGCAGCCCATGTCAAGAGCAGCAGTACGTTACGCAAAAGCATTGTTAAGACTGTCGATAGACCAAAAAACAGCCGAAACTGTTAATGGCGATATGGAGCTTATTGCAAGCACCATTGCAGAAAGCAACGATTTAAGCGCTATGCTTCAAAGTCCGGTAATACCTGCTTCAGCAAAAAAAGCAGTGTTGTTGGAGGTGTTTAAATCGGCAGATAAAAGCACCCAAAACTTAATTGATACTTTAATTGCGAATAACAGATTGGATATTTTAGGCCAAGTGGCTTCAAAGTACAATCAGTTATTCGATGAATCTAAAGGTGTTCAGTTGGCTACGGTTACAACTGCAGTGGCTTTAACAGGCGATTTAGAGAAGAAAGTATTGGCCAAAGCAAAAGAGCTTTCAGGCAAAAACGTTGAAATAGAAAACATTGTAGATGAAAGCATTTTAGGTGGTTTCATTTTACGAATAGGCGATATTCAATATAACGCCAGTGTTGCTAATCAACTAAACAAATTAAAAAGAGAATTTACATTAAATTAAAACTTGCCCTTACTTAAAAAGAAGGGCGAAATACATAACAAGATGGCAGAAGTAAAACCAGCTGAAATATCAGCAATCTTAAAAAAACAACTTTCAGGTTTTGAAGCTAGTGCTTCATTAGATGAAGTAGGAACTGTATTAAACGTAGGTGATGGTATTGTTCGTGCTTACGGATTATCTAACGCACAATACGGCGAGTTAGTAGAATTTGAAGGCGGATTGGAAGGTATTGTACTTAACCTTGAAGAAGATAACGTTGGTATTGTATTACTTGGTGGGTCAACTGGTGTAAAAGAAGGCTCTACAGTTAAACGTACTAAGCG from Tamlana crocina includes:
- a CDS encoding tetratricopeptide repeat protein produces the protein MKTYKTILVVFFSIFLAVGCSRKKDRFISRNYHAVTAEFNALFNGYSALEEGRQTLNDAYFDNYWEVLPIERMQIFEDVVLPGQSKNENFTRAEEKAVKAIQKHSINIEGKEKNPQMDEAYLLLGKARYFDQRFVPALEAFNYILYKYPASDKINQAKVWREKANIRLDNNELAIKNLKRLLRQEELEGQDLADATSILAQAYLNVKVVDTAITLLETASVATKSNDERGRYRFIQGQLYNQLGYKDSANLAFDKVIELNRKTPRIYMISAYLEKVKNFDFENGNKLELTELLAELEENRENRPFLDRIYYQIAEYHLQNGSDSLAVAYYNKSLRTNSEDNILVAKNYETLGDMNFDASIYAKAGKYYDSTMGSLVENSKPYRVIKRKRENLDDVIHYEAVAKVDDSILRLVNMPEAERLAYFEAVVEDLKAKAEEEKKAQEAAQRNSGLVTMNNQVGQRIGPPGNKQQATAFYFYNPTTVSYGKNEFVKIWGDRKLEDNWRWSSKAITSGGNAGASTTDMVASADEDERFDPQFYISKIPSEEKVIDSISRERNYAYYQLGLIYKEKFSEYELAKSKFQDLLKSNPEERLVLPSKYNLYRIYEALGENDEAAIAKQKIISEHPESRYALILTNPELVSENDENSPRSLYESLYEQHLNQEYAEVVSKSEEYINRFDGEPIVPKFELLKATAMGRLQGYEAYQAAINHVATTYANTPEGKEAQDIETNILPKLANKEFVVYDSISGNYKVVFKFKSTDFETVTSFKKTLDEVLENIRYYNLKSSMDVYNADTKLVLVHGLKTEQVAKTFDQLLTKEDRKKIKIPYFVVSSANYQIIQIHKNLDTYLNIDNN
- a CDS encoding polymer-forming cytoskeletal protein, coding for MFSENKKGKQMAENTSGQNIIAQGTKVVGDLSSEGDLRIDGIIEGNVNTSGKVAVGKTGFINGTLNGTDAHFEGKFSGKLTLSGTLNLKSSAHIEGEVVAGKLSVEPGATFNVTCVMKGDAKNTKYAEQSAKQPKQEAPTANQ
- a CDS encoding AtpZ/AtpI family protein is translated as MGLTIYLGSKLGEWLDVKFNNSNQLYYKIVTLLSVFLAMFAVIKQVIDVTNKK
- a CDS encoding DUF6168 family protein; the protein is MIKRILVFALCAVLLFAVAFSVHNYFVAIQSFSLLQVYLFHAVASLVIYVSVELISDVRPNQAGYVYLTFTLVKLGLFVLIFKNEVFENEVLTKSERIALVVPLFLFLTAEAVGVSKLLNNK
- the atpB gene encoding F0F1 ATP synthase subunit A, giving the protein MMVAKKSVKFIAVLVLFLTSVSSFAKDPVQDDNHHGAGEQIDSPEEIKEYIAHHLKDSHDFHLYTNNKTGSHVSFPLPVIVWTSEGLRVFMSSEFHHDDNGSVIVEKDGVKLTKIHSKIYELESGATQVNFDDEHHATNASRVLDFSITKSVFGMLLAGLLMLLGFGALAKGYKKGAIPTGFGRVLEPLVIYVRDEIARPNIGEKKYRKFMGFLLTVFFFIWILNLLGLTPLGFNVTGQIAVTVCLAVFTMIIYLFSGSKDFWQHTLWMPGVPVVLRPILAVIELVGFVLIKPFSLLVRLFANMTAGHFVVMSLIALMITMKEAFGPVASTGMSLVLALFISVIEILVAFLQAFIFTMLSSLFIGMAVEEHDHH
- the atpE gene encoding ATP synthase F0 subunit C, with the translated sequence MYNLIGAGLIVIGGGIGLGQIGGKAMEGIARQPEAAGKIQTAMIIIGALLEGLAFGALILGK
- a CDS encoding F0F1 ATP synthase subunit B; this translates as MDQLLNDFSPGLFFMQAIILLILIVLMRKFAWKPILESLQSREDGIKDALESAEKARLEMQNLQADNKKLLNEAKAERDSLLKEARQMKDKMIEEAKGEAEVQANKMIEQAQAAIESEKKAAMAELKGQVSGLALEIAEKVVRKELSSKDKQLELVESMLTEKSLN
- the atpH gene encoding ATP synthase F1 subunit delta yields the protein MSRAAVRYAKALLRLSIDQKTAETVNGDMELIASTIAESNDLSAMLQSPVIPASAKKAVLLEVFKSADKSTQNLIDTLIANNRLDILGQVASKYNQLFDESKGVQLATVTTAVALTGDLEKKVLAKAKELSGKNVEIENIVDESILGGFILRIGDIQYNASVANQLNKLKREFTLN